The Nocardia sp. NBC_01329 sequence AACTCGATGTCGACGGCGCGACCCTGAGCGAGGTGCTCGACGTTCTCCGCGAGCGGTCACCCGCGCTCGAACGCCGCCTTCGCGACGAGAGCGGAGCATTACGCCGCTACGTCAACTTCTATGTCGACGGCGACGAATGCCGGATGTTGCGGGGCTCTGACACACCGCTCGGGGCCGGTACGGAG is a genomic window containing:
- a CDS encoding MoaD/ThiS family protein, producing the protein MRLPSALRTYVGGERELDVDGATLSEVLDVLRERSPALERRLRDESGALRRYVNFYVDGDECRMLRGSDTPLGAGTEVMIIPSVAGG